From a single Populus nigra chromosome 18, ddPopNigr1.1, whole genome shotgun sequence genomic region:
- the LOC133677787 gene encoding uncharacterized protein LOC133677787 produces MNRKQIKNMANISFRLCGSETNTDADEQALTIDPYFPLFSSCLHDDPFLHQPEPTHFNIHSLDHKDDDAVSDPESVILNCPDLSDRENQVSFVMDLFQQRVEQSQLLCQDVDEDDDVVCSHLVYDSLKDSDFGVIEENSIYNLELDLGLGFGLDSQENSGFQNIDANYNDNDNDVVYNDSNVIIDDDDDDDYFIERRVSGIESCEAESTVSIHANAIRVVGFGSDSDSENNQNSLAIDLNSGDEYGLDVTVGNGSFGDGADYDDDDDDVSVTIPLCWDSLQLEDHRENNEDFEWEEVDGRVEEREVLSMFIDDDEASVSLSISPLIAAPEDLVNVERGGLDNLEWQVLLNANNLDHDHNSEPYFGGHDDYIYTAEYETLFGQFMENENAMMGRPPAAKSVVEKLPSMVLTKGDVESNNAVCAVCKDDINVGERVKQLPCMHRYHGECIVPWLGIRNTCPVCRYELPTDDADYERRKVAERTASAGHRL; encoded by the coding sequence ATGaacagaaaacaaattaagaatatgGCAAATATCTCCTTCCGTCTCTGCGGTTCCGAAACCAACACCGACGCCGACGAACAAGCCCTAACCATAGACCCTTATTTCCCACTCTTCTCGTCCTGTCTCCACGATGATCCCTTCCTTCATCAACCCGAACCAACCCATTTCAACATCCACTCTCTGGATCACAAAGACGACGACGCCGTTTCAGATCCTGAATCAGTTATCCTCAACTGTCCTGATCTCTCAGACCGCGAGAACCAGGTCAGTTTCGTTATGGATTTGTTTCAACAACGTGTCGAGCAGTCCCAACTACTTTGTCAAGATGTTGATGAGGACGACGATGTTGTTTGTTCTCATTTGGTCTACGATTCGCTTAAAGATTCAGATTTCGGTGTTATTGAGGAGAACTCTATATACAATTTAGAGCTTGATTTGGGATTAGGGTTTGGTTTAGATAGTCAAGAGAATTCTGGGTTTCAAAATATAGACGCTAACTATAACGATAACGATAACGATGTTGTTTATAATGATAGTAATGTTATTATTGacgacgatgatgatgatgattactTTATTGAGAGAAGGGTTTCTGGAATTGAATCATGTGAGGCTGAGTCTACTGTGAGTATTCATGCTAATGCAATCAGGGTTGTTGGGTTCGGGTCTGATTCGGATTCTGAGAATAACCAGAATTCTTTAGCTATTGATTTAAATTCTGGGGATGAGTATGGTTTGGATGTGACTGTAGGGAATGGAAGTTTTGGTGATGGTGCCGactatgatgatgatgatgatgatgtcagTGTTACAATTCCGCTTTGTTGGGATTCGCTTCAATTGGAGGATCATAGGGAAAACAATGAGGATTTTGAGTGGGAGGAAGTGGATGGTCGTGTTGAGGAGAGAGAGGTTCTAAGTATgtttattgatgatgatgaggcaTCTGTTTCACTTTCCATTTCACCTCTTATTGCTGCTCCTGAGGATCTAGTCAATGTAGAGAGAGGAGGATTAGATAATTTGGAGTGGCAGGTTTTATTGAATGCCAACAACTTGGACCATGACCATAATTCTGAGCCTTATTTCGGCGGTCATGATGATTATATTTATACAGCAGAGTATGAGACTTTGTTTGGTCAATTCATGGAGAATGAGAATGCAATGATGGGTCGGCCTCCTGCAGCAAAGTCTGTTGTTGAGAAACTTCCATCAATGGTTTTGACGAAAGGGGATGTGGAGAGTAATAATGCAGTTTGTGCGGTTTGCAAGGATGATATAAATGTGGGGGAGAGAGTGAAACAGTTGCCTTGCATGCACCGTTATCATGGTGAATGCATTGTGCCATGGCTGGGGATTAGGAATACTTGTCCTGTTTGTCGGTATGAGTTGCCAACGGATGATGCAGATTATGAGCGAAGAAAGGTGGCAGAAAGAACTGCTTCTGCTGGTCATCGTCTTTGA